A window from Glaciimonas sp. PCH181 encodes these proteins:
- a CDS encoding YfhL family 4Fe-4S dicluster ferredoxin, whose amino-acid sequence MALLITDDCINCDVCEPECPNGAIYMGPLIYEIDPHKCTECVGHFNEPQCQQVCPVSCIPLDPAWHESAEQLQAKYERLQAEIKA is encoded by the coding sequence ATGGCATTACTGATTACCGATGATTGTATTAATTGCGACGTGTGCGAGCCTGAGTGCCCGAACGGCGCAATTTATATGGGGCCGCTGATTTACGAGATCGACCCGCATAAATGTACCGAATGCGTCGGCCATTTCAATGAGCCGCAATGTCAGCAGGTTTGCCCCGTTAGCTGTATTCCGCTTGATCCTGCATGGCACGAAAGTGCAGAGCAGTTGCAGGCTAAATATGAACGCTTACAGGCTGAGATCAAGGCCTGA
- a CDS encoding MOSC domain-containing protein: MPTITSLHIYPIKSCAGIAVTEATLTSAGLRHQQTNDREWMVVDATGRFLTQRDYPQMALIVPTLYAEGMRLTAPGMTALEVTFALSAPNPIPVTVWDDNLIAHDCGDAVAAWFSAIIGDACRLVHFDATSKRLASKKWTGGRDVPTLFADGYPILLASQASLDDLNQKLVLQGRSALPMNRFRPNIVIDGVEAFEEDFVETFSAGNVQLQPVKPCPRCPIPSIDQATGKHGPDPLDILQTYRVNPKVDGGITFGMNTILLEGEGEVLRVGQEIAMELAF; the protein is encoded by the coding sequence ATGCCGACCATTACTTCGCTACATATTTATCCCATCAAATCCTGCGCAGGGATAGCTGTAACGGAAGCCACGCTAACGTCTGCCGGTCTGCGCCATCAACAAACCAATGATCGGGAATGGATGGTCGTCGACGCCACCGGACGATTTTTAACGCAGCGCGACTATCCACAGATGGCGCTCATCGTACCGACACTATACGCAGAGGGCATGCGCCTGACCGCACCCGGAATGACGGCGCTAGAGGTAACGTTCGCGCTGTCCGCGCCCAATCCGATTCCTGTGACTGTCTGGGACGACAATCTCATCGCGCACGACTGTGGCGATGCGGTCGCTGCATGGTTTTCTGCGATCATTGGCGATGCTTGTCGATTGGTGCATTTTGATGCGACCAGCAAACGCCTCGCCAGCAAAAAATGGACCGGCGGACGGGACGTGCCGACGTTATTTGCCGATGGCTATCCGATCCTGCTGGCATCGCAGGCATCACTGGATGATTTAAATCAAAAATTGGTGTTGCAAGGACGCAGCGCATTGCCGATGAATCGGTTTAGACCCAACATTGTGATCGATGGCGTAGAGGCGTTTGAAGAGGATTTTGTCGAGACTTTCAGTGCCGGCAACGTGCAATTACAGCCGGTAAAACCCTGTCCTCGCTGCCCTATCCCGTCGATTGATCAGGCCACTGGGAAACACGGCCCGGATCCATTGGATATTCTGCAAACTTATCGTGTAAACCCCAAAGTCGATGGCGGCATTACGTTCGGCATGAATACTATTTTATTAGAAGGCGAAGGAGAGGTATTGCGGGTGGGACAGGAAATTGCGATGGAACTGGCATTTTGA
- the rsmD gene encoding 16S rRNA (guanine(966)-N(2))-methyltransferase RsmD, with product MKQSKKPAAVHHQRPAQPRQVRIIGGQWKRTPLAVIDCEGLRPTPDRVRETVFNWLTHILDGRWSAVRCLDLFAGTGALGFEAASRGAAEVLMIEHNTPAVRQLEATKAKLDAGSVQILRGDAATTLQTLVGKLGVPPENRTENARFNLIFLDPPYHQGWLAKTLPLCERLLTEHGLIYVESEFALIEADDAGEIAAPEWMADWQVVRADKAGIVFYHLLQRKQH from the coding sequence ATGAAGCAAAGTAAAAAACCAGCCGCCGTCCATCACCAGCGACCTGCGCAACCACGTCAGGTCCGCATCATCGGCGGGCAATGGAAGCGCACGCCACTGGCCGTGATCGACTGTGAAGGCTTGCGGCCGACGCCGGATCGGGTGCGCGAAACGGTATTTAACTGGCTGACACATATATTGGACGGGCGATGGTCAGCGGTGCGCTGTCTCGATTTATTTGCCGGTACGGGCGCGCTGGGATTTGAAGCGGCCAGCCGCGGTGCCGCAGAAGTGTTGATGATTGAACACAATACGCCAGCGGTGCGTCAGCTGGAAGCCACAAAAGCCAAGCTAGATGCCGGTTCGGTGCAGATTTTGCGTGGCGATGCGGCCACTACATTGCAAACATTAGTGGGTAAATTGGGTGTCCCACCAGAAAATCGCACTGAAAATGCGCGTTTTAATTTGATTTTTCTCGATCCGCCGTATCATCAGGGCTGGCTGGCCAAAACATTGCCGCTATGCGAACGCTTGCTGACCGAGCATGGTCTGATCTACGTAGAGTCAGAATTTGCCCTGATTGAGGCCGATGACGCGGGTGAAATAGCAGCGCCGGAATGGATGGCGGATTGGCAGGTTGTCCGGGCTGACAAAGCCGGAATAGTGTTCTATCATTTGTTGCAACGAAAGCAACACTAA
- the coaD gene encoding pantetheine-phosphate adenylyltransferase → MVTAVYPGTFDPLTRGHEDLVRRASGLFDKLVVGVADSKSKKPFFSLEERLSIANEVLGHYPNVQVESFSGLLKDFVRQHDANVIMRGLRAVSDFEFEFQMAGMNRYLLPDVETLFLTPSDQYQFISGTIVREIATLGGDVSKFVFPSVEKWLKEKLAAQAAVQQGKV, encoded by the coding sequence ATGGTCACAGCTGTATATCCAGGAACATTCGATCCACTCACGCGTGGGCATGAAGATTTGGTGCGACGCGCGTCAGGATTATTTGACAAGTTGGTCGTCGGCGTTGCCGATAGCAAAAGCAAAAAACCCTTTTTCTCGCTAGAAGAGCGCTTGTCGATTGCAAACGAAGTCTTGGGTCATTATCCTAATGTGCAGGTGGAGAGCTTTTCCGGCCTGCTAAAAGATTTCGTGCGTCAGCATGATGCCAACGTGATTATGCGTGGATTGCGCGCCGTATCGGATTTTGAGTTTGAGTTTCAGATGGCGGGCATGAACCGCTATTTATTGCCAGATGTGGAAACCTTGTTCCTGACACCGTCGGATCAATATCAATTTATTTCCGGCACGATCGTCCGGGAGATTGCAACATTGGGCGGCGATGTTTCCAAATTTGTTTTTCCTTCGGTCGAAAAATGGCTGAAAGAAAAACTGGCTGCACAAGCGGCCGTGCAACAAGGTAAAGTATAA
- the ftsY gene encoding signal recognition particle-docking protein FtsY, with the protein MFSFFKKKSKVDPTALPELQHETPPAVPEASNTECAPPLPESTQNADTPKRSWLDRLTNKEAEASTPPVSEQAIPEVIAPPQPIAPLPVEKPTPAVVPLPTPPIVASPAPAAILEAEEYEEEIVIPAAVAAEQKRSWLTRLKTGLSKTSSNLTTLFIGAKIDDALYEELESALLVSDAGVEATQYLLNALKKKVKDERLTEAPQVKTALRSLLIALLTPLQKPMAIGKHQPLVMMIAGVNGAGKTTTIGKLAKHLQAHKQSVLLAAGDTFRAAAREQLTIWGERNNVSVIAQESGDPAAVAFDAVHSAQARGTNVVMVDTAGRLPTQLHLMDELKKVKRVIAKGMASAPHEILLVIDGNTGQNALTQVKAFDDALGLTGLVITKLDGTAKGGILAAIAITRAIPVYFIGVGEQIEDLQPFDATDFVDALLR; encoded by the coding sequence ATGTTTAGTTTTTTCAAGAAAAAATCCAAAGTTGACCCAACCGCGTTGCCGGAATTGCAACATGAAACGCCTCCCGCAGTGCCCGAAGCCTCCAACACGGAGTGCGCTCCGCCGCTGCCCGAAAGCACGCAGAACGCCGATACGCCAAAACGCTCATGGCTAGATCGGCTGACTAATAAAGAGGCCGAGGCTTCAACGCCACCTGTTTCAGAGCAGGCGATACCTGAAGTTATTGCGCCGCCGCAACCGATTGCACCGCTGCCGGTGGAAAAGCCGACCCCTGCCGTCGTTCCGCTACCAACGCCGCCAATCGTCGCGTCCCCCGCACCAGCCGCTATCCTCGAGGCTGAAGAATACGAAGAGGAAATAGTTATTCCAGCCGCAGTTGCCGCAGAGCAAAAGCGCTCCTGGCTAACGCGACTGAAAACGGGTCTATCAAAGACTTCCTCTAATCTGACCACGTTATTCATCGGCGCAAAGATCGACGATGCGCTGTATGAGGAGTTGGAATCTGCGTTGTTGGTCTCGGATGCCGGTGTTGAAGCGACCCAATATTTGCTGAATGCACTGAAAAAGAAGGTTAAGGATGAGCGCCTGACCGAAGCTCCTCAGGTAAAAACCGCTTTACGTTCTTTGCTCATTGCGTTGCTGACACCGTTGCAAAAACCGATGGCTATCGGCAAACATCAACCGCTGGTAATGATGATTGCCGGCGTAAATGGTGCTGGAAAAACAACCACTATCGGCAAACTAGCCAAGCATTTACAGGCGCATAAACAATCGGTCTTGCTGGCTGCAGGCGATACTTTCCGCGCCGCTGCCCGCGAGCAGCTGACGATCTGGGGCGAGCGCAATAATGTCAGCGTGATCGCACAAGAATCGGGCGATCCGGCCGCTGTTGCTTTCGATGCGGTGCATTCTGCGCAAGCGCGCGGGACCAATGTTGTGATGGTCGACACCGCCGGTCGTTTGCCGACGCAGTTGCATTTGATGGATGAGCTGAAAAAAGTTAAACGTGTGATCGCCAAAGGCATGGCTTCGGCCCCGCATGAAATCCTGTTGGTGATCGATGGCAATACCGGCCAGAATGCCTTGACGCAAGTCAAAGCATTCGATGATGCGCTCGGCCTGACCGGTTTGGTGATTACTAAATTGGACGGGACCGCAAAAGGCGGCATCCTGGCAGCAATCGCCATTACGCGCGCCATCCCAGTGTATTTCATTGGGGTGGGCGAACAGATAGAAGACTTGCAACCTTTTGACGCGACCGACTTTGTGGATGCTTTGCTGCGCTAA